One genomic segment of Nocardia spumae includes these proteins:
- a CDS encoding SDR family oxidoreductase: MTDTRLAPATEHFVRNGEFDIAVYEYGDSAAPTVLLVHGWPDDHHLWDRVIPLLARRFHVVAYDTRGHGRSTRTARTEDYVLDRFASDFFAVADAVSPDRPVHVLAHDWGSVQVWEAVCEPRAAARVASFTSVSGPNLDHLAKWTRNRMGRGALWGPATQLLSSAYTFLFMTPGLNKVVMRPLSSEKVWKRFIGVMNETSPDNVKLGPAFRQDFFDGMRIYRANILPRMLGPRERHTEVPVQLIIARRDIAVRPAGYDDEATWTDRLWRREIAGGHWLPFSHPELLATSATELVDAVETGDHPRTLRRAEVGAQTGPFGDRLVVITGGGSGIGRETALAFARRGAEIVLSDLDAEAAKQTAELIAAAGGTAHAYVVDVSDEAAMATHAETVIAAHGVPDILINNAGIGQAGDFFETSAAEFDRVLRVNLGGVINGCRTFGAAMAQRGLGGHIVNLSSMAAYSPQQGFSAYSTSKSAVFMFSDCLRAELSGKGIEVHTVCPGIVHTNIVATTKFSGLSGNAEAAKQAKYDALYRKRGYGPEKVADRIVRAVEQHRDIVPVTPEAHLQYHFSRLAPALNRFFAARVKLT, translated from the coding sequence GTGACCGACACCCGTCTTGCACCGGCAACCGAACACTTCGTCCGCAACGGCGAATTCGATATCGCCGTCTACGAATACGGCGATTCCGCCGCGCCCACCGTGCTGCTCGTCCACGGCTGGCCCGACGACCATCACCTGTGGGATCGGGTGATTCCGTTGCTGGCGCGGCGTTTTCACGTCGTCGCCTACGACACCCGCGGTCACGGCCGCTCCACCCGTACCGCGCGCACCGAGGACTATGTGCTCGATCGCTTCGCCTCCGACTTCTTCGCCGTGGCCGATGCGGTGAGCCCGGACCGGCCGGTGCACGTACTCGCGCACGACTGGGGTTCGGTGCAGGTCTGGGAGGCGGTGTGCGAACCGCGGGCCGCCGCGCGGGTGGCCTCGTTCACGTCGGTATCCGGGCCGAATCTCGATCACCTGGCGAAATGGACCCGCAACCGGATGGGGCGCGGCGCGCTCTGGGGCCCGGCGACCCAGCTGCTGTCGTCGGCCTACACCTTCCTGTTCATGACCCCGGGCCTGAACAAGGTGGTGATGCGGCCGCTGTCGTCGGAGAAGGTCTGGAAGCGGTTCATCGGCGTGATGAACGAAACCTCCCCGGACAACGTGAAACTCGGCCCGGCGTTCCGGCAGGATTTCTTCGACGGTATGCGGATCTACCGCGCCAACATCCTGCCGCGTATGCTCGGCCCGCGCGAGCGGCATACCGAGGTTCCGGTACAGCTGATCATCGCGCGCCGCGATATCGCCGTGCGCCCGGCGGGCTACGACGACGAAGCCACCTGGACCGACCGGCTGTGGCGGCGAGAGATCGCCGGCGGCCACTGGCTGCCGTTCTCCCATCCGGAACTACTCGCCACCTCCGCGACCGAACTCGTCGACGCCGTCGAAACCGGCGACCACCCGCGCACACTGCGCCGGGCCGAGGTCGGGGCGCAGACCGGGCCGTTCGGCGACCGCCTGGTGGTGATCACCGGTGGCGGCAGCGGAATCGGCCGCGAGACGGCGCTGGCCTTCGCCCGGCGCGGCGCCGAGATCGTGTTGTCGGACCTCGACGCGGAGGCGGCCAAGCAGACCGCCGAACTGATCGCGGCCGCGGGGGGTACCGCGCACGCGTATGTCGTCGACGTCTCCGACGAGGCCGCGATGGCCACGCACGCGGAAACCGTGATCGCCGCCCACGGTGTGCCCGACATCCTGATCAACAACGCCGGAATCGGTCAGGCCGGGGACTTCTTCGAGACCTCCGCCGCCGAATTCGACCGGGTCCTGCGGGTCAATCTCGGCGGGGTGATCAACGGCTGCCGGACCTTCGGCGCCGCGATGGCGCAGCGCGGACTCGGCGGCCATATCGTCAACCTGTCCAGCATGGCCGCCTACAGCCCGCAGCAGGGTTTCAGCGCCTACTCGACGAGCAAGTCGGCGGTCTTCATGTTCTCCGACTGCCTGCGTGCCGAACTGTCCGGCAAGGGGATCGAGGTGCACACCGTCTGCCCTGGCATCGTGCACACGAACATCGTTGCCACCACCAAGTTCTCGGGGTTGTCCGGGAATGCGGAAGCCGCGAAGCAGGCGAAATACGATGCGCTGTACCGCAAGCGCGGCTACGGACCGGAGAAGGTGGCCGACCGGATCGTGCGTGCGGTCGAACAGCATCGCGATATCGTGCCGGTCACCCCGGAAGCCCACCTGCAATACCACTTCAGCCGCCTCGCCCCGGCGCTGAACCGTTTCTTCGCGGCGCGGGTCAAGCTGACGTAG
- a CDS encoding PDR/VanB family oxidoreductase, with amino-acid sequence MTTRRAVPAELPPDLYRKTGRDRPTQLISLLAGARLRWSAAVNRQATTPAVDDRRLRLTVVERRVEARDTDVISLLLAAPDGRVLPSWRPGAHLDLELPSGRLRQYSLCGDPADRYHYRVAVRRIPTGLGGSVEVHDTVREGRELTVRGPRNAFPFVAPGFGSGAARVHFVAGGIGVTPILPMVRMAHRLGVEWSLVYTGRNREALPFLPELEYFGGRVTVRTDDESGLPTAADLLPGVGRDTAVYCCGPVPMTAAIAAAVREMRGVELYSERFSAAPVVDGTPFRVELARTGEVLDIPADRSVLDEVLRVRPDIAYSCRQGFCRTCKVRILDGQPDHRDTVLTSDERADGELLICVSRCAGERLVIDL; translated from the coding sequence GTGACCACTCGTCGTGCGGTGCCGGCCGAACTGCCGCCCGACCTCTACCGCAAGACCGGGCGCGATCGCCCGACCCAGCTGATCAGCCTGCTGGCCGGTGCGCGCCTGCGGTGGTCGGCGGCCGTCAACCGCCAGGCCACGACGCCGGCCGTCGACGACCGGCGGCTGCGGCTGACCGTGGTCGAACGCCGGGTGGAGGCGCGCGACACCGATGTGATCAGCCTGCTGCTGGCCGCTCCGGACGGGCGTGTGTTGCCGTCGTGGCGGCCCGGTGCGCACCTGGATCTGGAACTACCGTCGGGCCGGCTGCGCCAGTACTCGCTGTGCGGCGATCCGGCCGATCGGTATCACTACCGCGTCGCCGTGCGCCGGATTCCCACCGGACTCGGTGGTTCGGTGGAGGTGCACGACACCGTGCGGGAGGGCCGCGAACTCACCGTGCGCGGGCCACGCAACGCCTTTCCGTTCGTCGCGCCGGGATTCGGATCAGGTGCCGCGCGTGTGCATTTCGTCGCCGGCGGTATCGGTGTCACCCCCATCCTGCCGATGGTGCGGATGGCGCATCGGCTCGGCGTGGAGTGGTCGCTGGTCTATACCGGCCGCAACCGCGAGGCCCTGCCGTTCCTCCCCGAACTCGAGTACTTCGGCGGCCGGGTCACGGTGCGCACCGACGACGAATCCGGACTCCCCACCGCGGCGGATCTGCTTCCCGGGGTCGGACGCGACACCGCCGTCTACTGCTGCGGGCCGGTGCCGATGACCGCCGCGATCGCCGCCGCGGTGCGCGAGATGCGCGGTGTGGAACTGTATTCCGAGCGGTTCTCGGCCGCCCCGGTGGTGGACGGCACCCCGTTTCGGGTCGAACTCGCGCGCACCGGTGAGGTGCTCGACATCCCCGCCGATCGCTCCGTGCTCGACGAAGTACTGCGCGTGCGGCCCGATATCGCCTACTCCTGCCGCCAGGGCTTCTGCCGTACCTGCAAGGTTCGGATCCTGGACGGGCAGCCCGATCATCGCGACACCGTACTGACCTCCGACGAACGCGCCGACGGCGAGCTACTGATCTGTGTATCTCGTTGCGCCGGTGAGCGTTTGGTAATCGATCTCTGA
- a CDS encoding metal-dependent hydrolase — MKLLPLRNGDVGDPGEVALHARNVQFDWRSTPLQWLAAEPIAAHVFNSLNLLLPEGERMFIQTFSEALPLIKDEKLREQVIGFMGQEAMHAETHNDSLQQVFKAHGVDVDNYTRQMEYVFRKALGPREGQDARAEFQTLVERLGFIATLEHFFAFLGDWIINADLERFGAAPNMLDLYRWHGAEEVEHRFVAHDVAEYFEVGYVRRCALMAIVFPVFVALLLRGTKYLVHQDPDLPNMRYPRIVGKALGAMWRGSLPGMPSLLWSALSVAKPGYTPASVGSTAQAVAYLAKSPAAQALAS; from the coding sequence ATGAAGTTACTTCCCCTGCGGAACGGCGATGTAGGCGATCCCGGTGAGGTAGCTCTGCACGCTCGCAATGTGCAGTTCGACTGGCGGTCCACACCGCTGCAGTGGCTGGCGGCCGAACCCATCGCCGCACACGTGTTCAACTCGCTCAACCTGCTGCTGCCCGAGGGCGAGCGCATGTTCATCCAGACCTTCTCCGAGGCACTGCCCCTGATCAAGGACGAAAAGCTGCGCGAACAGGTCATCGGCTTCATGGGGCAGGAGGCCATGCACGCCGAGACACACAACGATTCACTGCAGCAGGTCTTCAAGGCCCACGGCGTGGACGTGGACAACTACACCCGGCAGATGGAATACGTCTTCCGCAAGGCGCTGGGACCGCGGGAGGGCCAGGACGCCCGGGCGGAATTCCAGACGCTGGTCGAAAGGCTGGGTTTCATCGCCACCCTGGAGCACTTCTTCGCATTCCTGGGCGACTGGATCATCAACGCCGATCTGGAACGCTTCGGCGCCGCGCCCAATATGCTCGATCTGTATCGCTGGCACGGGGCCGAAGAGGTCGAGCACCGGTTCGTCGCCCACGACGTCGCCGAATACTTCGAGGTCGGATATGTGCGGCGCTGTGCGCTGATGGCGATCGTATTCCCGGTGTTCGTGGCCCTGCTGTTGCGCGGCACCAAATATCTGGTGCACCAGGATCCGGACCTGCCGAACATGCGCTACCCGCGCATCGTGGGCAAGGCGCTGGGCGCCATGTGGCGAGGCTCGCTGCCCGGCATGCCGTCGCTGCTCTGGTCGGCGCTGTCGGTGGCCAAGCCGGGCTACACTCCGGCCTCGGTCGGCTCGACCGCGCAGGCCGTGGCGTATCTGGCGAAATCGCCTGCGGCACAGGCGCTCGCATCGTGA
- a CDS encoding winged helix-turn-helix transcriptional regulator: protein MRSATGRADGPRAAMELLGQRWMLRIVWELEPGPLGFLELRRRMDNCSSSMLSVRLQALQGVDVIVKRADKAYELTDAGIELGRALAPLWGWAAGHLDSGTGSTDR from the coding sequence ATGAGAAGTGCAACAGGGCGTGCGGACGGTCCACGGGCGGCGATGGAGCTGCTGGGGCAGCGCTGGATGCTGCGTATCGTGTGGGAACTGGAGCCCGGACCACTCGGCTTCCTCGAATTGCGACGGCGGATGGACAACTGCTCGTCGAGCATGCTGTCGGTGCGGCTGCAGGCCCTGCAGGGCGTGGATGTCATCGTCAAACGCGCCGATAAGGCCTACGAATTGACCGATGCCGGAATCGAGCTCGGCCGCGCCCTGGCGCCGCTGTGGGGCTGGGCGGCGGGACACCTCGATTCCGGTACGGGCTCGACCGATCGGTAG
- a CDS encoding SDR family oxidoreductase, whose amino-acid sequence MDSQRVVLITGASRGIGARTARILAGRGDHVVLNYREKRRRATELADSIATEGGVATPMGADLSDPDAVATMIERIGARFGRLDVLILNASGGLEHGAAPGYAMAINRDAQVRLARLALPLLAPDSRIVFVTSHQAHFHGRKPAPPDYEPIALSKRAGEDALRAMIGEFDSRGIGFTVVSGDMIEGTIIVRLLERRDPDAVAARTEYGALPTIDEFATAIADATTADTRPGHTVYVGGADYLAAAADPTV is encoded by the coding sequence ATGGATTCACAACGCGTCGTGTTGATCACCGGCGCCTCCCGCGGCATCGGGGCGCGGACGGCCCGAATTCTCGCGGGACGCGGTGATCATGTGGTGCTGAACTATCGCGAGAAGCGCAGGCGCGCAACCGAACTCGCCGATTCGATCGCTACCGAAGGCGGCGTGGCGACACCGATGGGCGCCGACCTGTCCGATCCCGATGCGGTCGCGACCATGATCGAGCGGATCGGCGCCCGGTTCGGCCGGCTGGACGTGCTGATCCTCAACGCCTCCGGCGGTCTCGAACACGGCGCGGCGCCGGGCTACGCGATGGCGATCAACCGGGACGCCCAGGTACGGCTGGCGCGGCTGGCGCTACCGCTGCTCGCGCCGGACTCCCGCATCGTCTTCGTCACCAGCCATCAGGCGCATTTCCACGGCCGCAAACCCGCCCCGCCGGACTACGAACCCATCGCGCTGAGCAAGCGGGCGGGTGAGGACGCGCTACGGGCCATGATCGGCGAATTCGACTCGCGCGGTATCGGTTTCACGGTCGTTTCGGGCGATATGATCGAGGGAACCATCATCGTGCGCCTCCTCGAACGCCGCGATCCGGACGCGGTCGCGGCGCGGACCGAGTACGGCGCACTACCCACGATCGACGAGTTCGCGACCGCGATCGCCGATGCCACCACGGCGGACACCCGGCCCGGGCATACCGTCTACGTCGGCGGCGCCGACTATCTGGCCGCCGCGGCAGATCCGACCGTGTGA
- the car gene encoding carboxylic acid reductase: MPVAEVDRKAERKQRLAAAKDDAEVRAAWPSIEVGEAIARPGLGLRELVDTIMTAYADRAAVGQRAAEIVTAADGRRTRRLLPRFETLTYGQLWSRAAALANVWYAAGVRAGDFVCTVGFVSSDYVTVDLAGVRLGTVAVPLQATAGVTQWNSIIAETAARVVACSAELVTSAVEAALASETVAHVVVFDATGDDDERVALAAARERLAGSGRTLATITDLIAQDAAQAPVPAPADDPLALLIYTSGSTGTPKGAMYTDRLAASMWLYTAKAPVPAITLNYLPLSHVAGRLQLGGTLARGGTAYFTARSDMSTLFEDLELVRPTELVFVPRVCEMLLQHHQGEVEARVAAGGDRAVIEDEVKTDLRRRVLGGRFLGAMCASAPLAPEMRAFMESVLGIGLHDGYGSTEAGGSVIVDNKVRRPPVLDYKLVDVPELGYFGTDQPHPRGELLLKTATMFPGYFERPEITARMFDEDGFYRTGDVVAELGPDHLVYVDRRNNVLKLSQGEFVTVAKLESVFSTSALIRQIFVYGSSERAYLLAVIVPSDEALALPDPRAALGESLQLLAREAGLNSYEIPRDFLLETAPFTQDNGLLSGIGKLLRPKLKERYGKELEQLYAELSREQADELAALRHDAEQRPVLETVGRATRALLGCASTDIRPEAHFTDLGGDSLSALSLSNLLTELLGVEVPVGTITHPANTLRRLAEYIEAERGGGARRPTAATVHADGTRVRAAELTLDKFIDPETLVAATDLPKPPASPPRTVLLTGANGYLGRFLCLEWLRRLDDCDGRLICLVRGADAEAARARLDEVFDSGDPALLRRYRESADRRLTVVAGDIGEPNLGLSGELWHELAATVDLVVHPAALVNHVLPYDQLFGPNVAGTAEVIRFALTTRRKPVTYLSTVAVGDRIDPASFVEDGDIRQVSPERVVDSGYANGYGNSKWAGEVLLREAHELCGLPVVVFRSDMILAHSEFAGQFNLPDMFTRLLLSVLATGLAPASFYRTEADGTRRRAHYDGLPADFTAAAITALGIDATAGFVSFDVLNPHDDGIGLDTFVDWLIDSGRRITRIDDYAEWLTRFETALRTLPERQRRHSLLPLLHAFNRPAPAVAGSALPTDGFRAAVRAVGVGPDRDIPHLTRELIEKYADDLTAAGLL; the protein is encoded by the coding sequence CTGCCCGTGGCTGAGGTGGACCGGAAGGCGGAGCGTAAACAGCGACTCGCGGCAGCGAAGGATGACGCCGAAGTGCGCGCCGCCTGGCCGAGCATCGAGGTGGGCGAGGCGATCGCGCGGCCGGGCTTGGGATTGCGCGAACTGGTCGACACGATCATGACAGCCTATGCAGACCGCGCGGCGGTGGGGCAGCGGGCCGCTGAAATCGTCACCGCGGCCGACGGCCGTCGGACCCGGCGTTTGCTGCCGCGGTTCGAGACGCTGACCTACGGGCAGCTGTGGTCGCGCGCGGCGGCGCTGGCGAATGTCTGGTACGCGGCGGGCGTGCGCGCCGGAGACTTCGTGTGCACGGTCGGATTCGTCAGCAGCGACTATGTGACGGTTGACCTGGCGGGCGTGCGGCTGGGGACCGTCGCGGTGCCCTTGCAGGCCACCGCCGGTGTGACGCAATGGAATTCGATCATCGCCGAAACCGCTGCCCGCGTTGTGGCCTGCAGCGCGGAACTGGTGACCTCCGCCGTCGAGGCCGCGCTGGCGAGCGAGACGGTCGCCCACGTGGTCGTCTTCGACGCCACCGGCGATGACGACGAACGCGTGGCCCTGGCTGCCGCGCGCGAGCGGCTCGCCGGATCCGGCCGGACTCTCGCCACCATCACCGACCTGATCGCACAGGACGCGGCGCAGGCACCGGTCCCCGCTCCGGCGGACGATCCGCTGGCGCTGCTGATCTACACCTCCGGCAGCACCGGAACGCCCAAGGGCGCCATGTACACCGACCGCCTGGCGGCGTCCATGTGGCTGTACACCGCCAAGGCCCCGGTGCCCGCGATCACCCTGAACTATCTGCCGCTCAGTCACGTGGCCGGGCGGCTGCAACTCGGCGGCACGCTCGCCCGCGGCGGCACCGCCTACTTCACCGCGCGCAGCGATATGTCGACGCTGTTCGAGGATCTGGAGCTCGTGCGGCCCACCGAACTGGTCTTCGTGCCCCGGGTGTGTGAGATGTTGCTGCAGCACCATCAGGGGGAGGTCGAGGCACGGGTGGCCGCCGGCGGTGATCGCGCGGTCATCGAGGACGAGGTGAAAACCGATCTGCGCCGACGAGTTCTGGGCGGGCGCTTCCTCGGCGCCATGTGTGCCAGTGCGCCGCTGGCGCCGGAGATGCGCGCGTTCATGGAGAGCGTCCTGGGCATCGGGCTGCACGACGGATACGGGTCGACCGAGGCCGGCGGCAGTGTCATCGTCGACAACAAGGTCCGGCGCCCGCCGGTACTGGACTACAAACTCGTCGATGTCCCCGAACTCGGCTACTTCGGCACCGACCAACCACATCCGCGCGGTGAACTGCTGCTCAAGACCGCCACCATGTTTCCCGGCTACTTCGAGCGGCCCGAGATCACCGCGCGGATGTTCGACGAGGACGGCTTCTACCGCACTGGTGACGTGGTCGCCGAGCTCGGTCCCGATCATCTGGTCTATGTCGATCGCCGCAACAACGTTCTCAAGCTGTCGCAGGGTGAGTTCGTGACCGTGGCGAAGCTGGAATCGGTCTTCTCCACCAGCGCGCTGATTCGGCAGATCTTCGTCTACGGCAGCAGTGAGCGCGCGTACCTGCTGGCGGTGATCGTGCCGTCCGACGAGGCGTTGGCGCTGCCCGATCCACGGGCGGCGCTCGGCGAATCGCTACAGCTGCTGGCCCGCGAGGCGGGGCTCAACTCCTATGAGATCCCCCGGGACTTCCTGCTCGAGACCGCCCCCTTCACCCAGGACAACGGACTGCTCTCGGGTATCGGGAAGTTGTTGCGGCCCAAGCTGAAAGAGCGCTACGGCAAGGAACTCGAACAGCTCTACGCCGAACTGTCCCGGGAACAGGCCGACGAGCTGGCCGCCCTGCGCCACGACGCGGAGCAGCGGCCCGTCCTGGAGACGGTCGGGCGGGCGACCCGGGCGCTGCTGGGATGTGCGAGCACCGATATTCGGCCCGAGGCGCATTTCACCGATCTCGGCGGCGATTCCCTGTCGGCGCTGTCGCTGTCGAATCTGCTGACCGAACTGCTGGGGGTCGAGGTGCCGGTCGGCACGATCACCCATCCGGCGAATACGTTGCGACGCCTGGCCGAATACATCGAGGCCGAACGCGGAGGGGGAGCGCGCCGCCCGACCGCGGCCACCGTGCACGCCGACGGCACCAGGGTGCGGGCCGCCGAGCTGACCCTGGACAAGTTCATCGATCCCGAAACCCTCGTCGCCGCAACGGATCTGCCGAAACCCCCGGCATCGCCGCCGCGCACCGTGCTGCTGACCGGAGCGAACGGATACCTGGGCCGGTTCCTGTGCCTGGAATGGCTGCGACGGCTCGACGACTGCGACGGCCGCCTGATCTGCCTGGTGCGCGGCGCCGATGCCGAGGCCGCTCGCGCGCGCCTGGACGAGGTCTTCGACAGCGGCGATCCCGCACTGCTGCGGCGGTATCGGGAGTCGGCCGATCGCCGGCTGACCGTCGTGGCCGGCGATATCGGTGAGCCGAATCTCGGCCTGAGCGGCGAACTGTGGCACGAGCTGGCCGCCACTGTCGATCTGGTGGTGCATCCGGCCGCGCTGGTCAATCACGTCCTGCCCTACGACCAGTTGTTCGGCCCGAATGTGGCGGGCACGGCAGAGGTTATCCGATTCGCGCTGACCACCCGCCGTAAGCCGGTGACCTACTTGTCCACGGTGGCCGTCGGCGATCGGATCGACCCCGCGTCGTTCGTCGAAGACGGTGACATCCGCCAGGTCAGCCCCGAGCGGGTCGTCGATTCCGGATACGCCAACGGGTACGGCAACAGCAAATGGGCGGGAGAGGTGCTGTTGCGGGAGGCGCACGAGCTGTGCGGACTGCCGGTCGTGGTCTTCCGCTCCGATATGATCCTCGCGCACAGTGAGTTCGCGGGGCAGTTCAATCTGCCGGATATGTTCACCCGGCTGCTGCTCAGTGTCCTGGCCACCGGACTGGCGCCCGCGTCGTTCTACCGCACCGAGGCCGACGGCACTCGTCGCCGGGCCCACTACGACGGACTTCCGGCCGATTTCACCGCGGCGGCGATCACCGCGCTGGGCATCGACGCCACCGCCGGATTCGTAAGTTTCGACGTACTCAATCCGCACGACGACGGCATCGGCCTGGACACCTTCGTCGACTGGCTCATAGATTCCGGTCGGCGCATCACCCGGATCGACGACTACGCCGAATGGCTCACCCGCTTCGAAACCGCGCTGCGCACCCTCCCCGAACGGCAGCGCCGCCATTCGCTGCTGCCGCTACTGCACGCCTTCAACAGGCCCGCGCCCGCGGTCGCCGGATCGGCGCTGCCCACCGACGGGTTCCGGGCCGCGGTGCGAGCGGTCGGGGTCGGGCCCGACCGCGACATCCCGCACCTGACACGGGAACTGATCGAGAAATATGCCGATGATCTGACCGCGGCCGGACTGCTGTGA
- a CDS encoding DUF4241 domain-containing protein translates to MSYTVLLSAQERPLARGEYWPAHKDWRVYLYDDMGFHVQMIDLEPWSGSMMRVYRDSRWEYAGTETHSDEWASQKIISISPDGQIEIETASDWSTWLPLAERMWPGRGPFTESEIGVTQRFSIGNYPISWPEDDTRPVSATLPTENTHGHTSIVLGIPTPEFGEWKSIAGLLTSQGHELASTLSFVPDEPEGDWQPLRAVGIEELFTPGATHTTIDGSAVIALRDVGVLRVPSGQLAAADPGWIEDNIDERRVVTVPAGEYPVTLALMRFDDSGARVGGAKMTVTDAPVARWEMALRAAEDPDLLGKDEFYGVGVDTGVAAFFDATRGPLVDEEGADTFDEQILYGGLEGDVVVEVAESDSEPNLIAFYAGWGDGAYPLWIGRADDGHVCCAVIDFRLKVEEQEE, encoded by the coding sequence GTGAGCTATACGGTATTGCTGTCCGCGCAGGAGCGCCCACTGGCGCGGGGCGAATACTGGCCGGCTCACAAGGACTGGCGCGTATACCTTTACGATGACATGGGTTTTCACGTGCAGATGATCGACCTGGAACCCTGGTCGGGATCGATGATGCGCGTGTACCGCGATTCCCGGTGGGAGTATGCCGGCACGGAGACTCACTCGGACGAATGGGCCTCCCAGAAAATCATCAGCATCTCGCCGGACGGACAGATCGAGATCGAAACGGCATCCGACTGGAGCACCTGGTTGCCACTAGCTGAACGAATGTGGCCCGGACGCGGACCGTTCACGGAGTCGGAAATCGGGGTCACACAGCGTTTTTCGATCGGCAACTACCCGATCTCTTGGCCCGAGGACGACACACGGCCCGTGTCCGCAACTCTTCCCACCGAGAATACACATGGCCACACTTCGATCGTGCTGGGAATACCCACACCGGAATTCGGTGAGTGGAAATCAATCGCGGGCCTGCTCACTTCGCAAGGCCACGAACTCGCATCAACGCTGAGCTTCGTACCGGACGAGCCGGAAGGCGATTGGCAGCCGCTGCGTGCCGTCGGGATCGAGGAACTGTTCACTCCGGGTGCGACACACACAACTATCGACGGCTCCGCGGTGATCGCGTTGCGGGATGTTGGAGTGCTGCGTGTCCCCTCCGGACAGCTGGCTGCAGCAGACCCCGGCTGGATCGAAGACAACATCGACGAGCGGCGAGTGGTCACCGTGCCTGCGGGAGAATATCCGGTCACGTTGGCGCTCATGCGATTCGACGACTCGGGGGCGCGAGTAGGTGGCGCCAAGATGACCGTGACGGACGCGCCGGTCGCCAGGTGGGAAATGGCCCTGAGAGCAGCAGAAGACCCGGATCTGCTCGGCAAGGACGAGTTCTACGGCGTCGGCGTGGACACGGGCGTGGCCGCCTTCTTCGATGCGACCCGCGGACCTCTCGTCGACGAGGAGGGTGCCGATACCTTCGACGAACAGATACTGTACGGCGGGCTCGAGGGTGATGTCGTTGTGGAAGTGGCGGAGTCGGATTCCGAGCCCAACCTCATCGCTTTCTACGCGGGCTGGGGCGACGGCGCATACCCCCTCTGGATCGGTCGCGCGGATGATGGGCACGTGTGTTGTGCGGTCATCGACTTCCGCCTGAAGGTCGAAGAGCAAGAAGAGTAA
- a CDS encoding DUF397 domain-containing protein, with the protein MSNDLSGARWFKSSFSGASKDCVEIAYLDAGVGVRDSKNPTGPALVFTPSEWSTFTADVTQGNFDQA; encoded by the coding sequence GTGAGCAACGACCTGTCCGGGGCGCGATGGTTCAAGTCGAGCTTCTCGGGTGCGAGCAAAGACTGTGTTGAAATTGCCTATCTCGATGCTGGTGTCGGCGTACGTGATTCGAAGAACCCGACCGGCCCGGCCCTGGTCTTCACACCTTCCGAGTGGTCGACCTTCACCGCTGACGTGACACAGGGCAACTTCGATCAGGCATGA
- a CDS encoding helix-turn-helix domain-containing protein, giving the protein MGSGSTLAQRALGRELRRLRNAEGVGQSQAARIAETSHQTIGRIEEGQTTRITMLQVNALCDGYGATEEERRICLDLVKEIRASREGKVTASWWRAYADAQDTGFNHYLALENAASHLTIWKTTIVPGLLQTPAYRRTMGWAERPDMPSEQLERRIEWQSHRQERLKDPNLRVTALVYEAVLHEQVGGPAVIAEQMGQLVVLSELPNVSIRVVPFDAPSHLGAYVGSFTLLEFPDLVSGLAQPPIVYVEGWAGDLYLEREVELQKYMRALREIVRVALTEAESVDLIKERVQ; this is encoded by the coding sequence ATGGGGTCAGGGAGCACGCTCGCCCAGCGAGCCTTGGGCCGTGAACTGCGCCGACTGCGGAATGCCGAGGGAGTAGGGCAGTCTCAGGCCGCGCGCATCGCGGAAACCTCCCACCAGACCATCGGCAGGATCGAGGAGGGGCAAACGACGCGGATCACCATGCTCCAAGTGAATGCGCTGTGCGACGGGTACGGGGCAACCGAGGAGGAGCGACGGATCTGCCTGGATCTGGTGAAGGAGATCCGCGCTTCGCGGGAGGGGAAGGTGACGGCGAGCTGGTGGAGAGCGTATGCGGACGCGCAAGATACGGGCTTCAATCATTATCTGGCGCTCGAGAATGCGGCGAGCCATCTGACGATCTGGAAGACGACCATTGTCCCTGGCCTGCTCCAGACCCCTGCGTATCGCCGGACGATGGGGTGGGCGGAACGACCTGACATGCCGAGCGAACAACTGGAACGACGGATCGAGTGGCAGTCGCACCGGCAAGAGCGGCTGAAGGATCCGAACCTGCGTGTGACGGCCCTCGTGTACGAGGCGGTACTGCACGAACAGGTTGGCGGACCAGCGGTGATCGCGGAACAGATGGGCCAGTTGGTGGTGCTGTCCGAGCTCCCCAATGTGTCGATCCGGGTAGTTCCGTTCGATGCACCGAGCCATCTCGGCGCCTACGTGGGCTCTTTCACGCTACTGGAGTTCCCGGATTTGGTCTCCGGGCTTGCGCAGCCACCGATTGTCTATGTGGAGGGTTGGGCCGGAGATCTGTACTTGGAACGTGAGGTCGAGCTGCAGAAATATATGCGGGCTCTTCGCGAGATCGTTCGTGTAGCGTTGACCGAAGCTGAATCGGTAGACCTGATCAAGGAGCGTGTGCAGTGA